One region of Drosophila subobscura isolate 14011-0131.10 chromosome J, UCBerk_Dsub_1.0, whole genome shotgun sequence genomic DNA includes:
- the LOC117893156 gene encoding protein javelin — protein sequence MCNPLAPLGKQEENKSKASHAWHNTTPQKEEQQTPDRTNYLSTFHLARSPSRHILHVKIGSGQSHSLCYGGTMGNGYFRTSQTSSSSRQREKRGKESYSYQHNYVDRVRIEDTNGGHQHSHSHYHNSSSSTTNGAGVHDPRCPQGLRAAAAGWRHTHKSVSHLDLATSCHEAAGNGIGRHTQHHSHVHHSHSHPHHLQHAHHSHHPHAQPHWTQCRVGLGGGGGGAAGGAGGGGPGSGQLRNARSLDYTQLEREENALDIAEFYWRFDAEAPLDHGDSYAVLPINDNFEAEAAAAAEGGEPTTPVNGGAAANATATATATLLDLLGSESCSLRRSRSLAVIREETFSDLQIGSANSSRRRSQLIPRARLVNRGFFRESPRLNAKQQQQQQQTTSSTIEQPLETPPADDTQSHRSSNNSGTCDSHQQQQKQQQQQQKQQQHPKRGHLARGESRDFDLYYDNLKRLDALALGLSEQLHPWHNDKSDLESLNSDYFKNSLHQNHLEQQQQQQQQGPSSLEFEALEQAAVNLLKERPRIYQSRRQQQHQRNHHHHQCHLQRHLQQDAGAESCPEHSQSSIFPETTTSNSDDQTDSPSLSEQEYDLTHIEEIYQQQGGVSAGTGTGSNGGVEESYEIISLTTTARTTRFEESSDQEEYQAGDDTAAEESRSSLTPTSGQIPASDSDGTLKRGLHGDQLIAYDSVYLSSEDSSDCTLIGESCESFEQRTFTSCGESGELETRSLLHISIEDTVYEPQAKQHKKGATEEQQPLLTTAKVEAQIFTQVLKVEHTPQNKPKILAVVEKRKLKQEEAQVKQQQQQQQQQPATDSLVVVSNLQENQYHSLPDVNIGVSLKVCESIDKELRSSYNLQRQQQRRDSKRGGQVVTRAETYDSIRRFGRAHQKARQKEHQEREREREREAAAAAAAGGVPAGEKEKQQQETQRQEKLAKITKEIVAPEEPQRQEELEEEEPPLPPPPPPLTEEERQPQQQEEQEEPELVSIVHVEKPKEAPVIEVANFSQLIERRAQEIRERKDHDQSASSTGRQEQQQQQQEAEQEEETLFHIIVTDAQNNIIQKEAIHEEHSSQRPRNVRRSQSSSSGSKPPERRVLHSGGAPIYKARPIKVLAAGHSESTFCRGKMSRPQILHVVDGGATEGSLRRRSSARSIASTVSSGGAGGGGAVATEYLQKVDAVRCYWQKLAGNEPETDKGVEEPPQEQGVHNGVHFQLGGKTTALQQQQLQQPQQPHSNDFCSLMPPPSIEIVELGDGCQKATIVSAAPDPDADEDEDQDGAQFDHIRYKVLKSQQLIRSNILHHSTRNKKEAQFDGLIQYLQDYSFQELLSNNNVVIVEPVRTKIERPLQVGGNKTGVAAAAAAGPPKPPRVIHASGSQPRRNTLRQRQMGGGGGGGGGGGAAARRHFFYQPVRVNRELYEDELPDPDTVRNVRRFFEQNVMPSPGQGLLVRSQQKFGGSACQLSPKAARRAQGSSYRYLTIDTSYGGGDSSSSGVEQPKGMDLLAEEEQEQQQQQHKHSKLGAHWDTGSLSSGISSGDLSSPCGDCHPQESSPVMACKDVHVQDVVRRHNSNAANAKARAKFASRRTWCMGGAGAASDSLYRQIYEQSLGHAEDCPEDEQQEEEDHYDEEEDEQQSEEQDMCENYYVSNDILAKIRECGSTVTYYGGRVLDNATSKMPLPQAAAAAAAATQQMNGTRSRIRQIEACNVCLPSDRCEHRLQTKQSLEEQEQEQQSQDSYQGIKFKLVKSNSCSSRLELAGADMEVAADSEVVRKMVHHFEATATDPVTINSQSHSQSQSQLTEAAVPPRRLPVTVNNHINVQAQKSENFNGGASHAAEAEAATAAAAENEMSHPTYESQAMNIRLDVARGSGNGNASHVSKVCRNKNVDLAYTLVKQPTPQGRAGATHEGNQRLPQGQKVPQTEEVAVSKVGSKQQTTTAAAAAAINGRPQMIVPVEIHQQIQQVAGPAAAPERRLSNASSSAASIVDKTVVRHYVANDRSIYERRKYDEIEFEEFEVYDPSKEVEQPQEQDKPPTDAELYDSLDDKM from the exons ATGTGTAATCCTTTGGCCCCCTTGGGAAAACAAGAGGAAAACAAGAGCAAAGCCTCGCATGCCTGG CACAACACAACTCcccagaaggaggagcagcagacccCGGACAGGACTAACTATTTGAGCACTTTTCATTTGGCAAGGAGTCCGTCCCGGCACATTTTGCACGTCAAAATAGGCTCCGGACAGAGTCACAGCCTCTGCTATGGCGGCACGATGGGCAACGGATATTTTCGAACGTCAcaaacatcatcatcgtcccGCCAGCGGGAAAAGCG gggcaaggAGAGCTACAGCTACCAGCACAACTACGTGGACCGGGTGCGCATAGAGGACACCAACGGAGGGCaccagcacagccacagccactaccacaacagcagcagcagcaccaccaacggCGCCGGAGTCCACGATCCGAGGTGTCCCCAGGGACTGCGGGCTGCTGCCGCAGGCTGGCGGCACACGCACAAATCCGTGTCGCATCTCGATTTGGCCACCAGCTGCCATGAAGCAGCTGGCAATGGCATAGGTCGCCACACGCAGCACCACTCGCACGTTCaccactcgcactcgcatccGCATCACCTGCAACACGCCCATCACTCGCATCATCCACACGCCCAGCCCCATTGGACGCAGTGCCGTGTGGGACTtggtggcggaggaggaggcgcagcaggaggagcaggcggaggcggaCCAGGCAGTGGACAGCTGAGGAACGCCCGCTCTTTGGACTACACACAGCTCGAGCGGGAGGAGAACGCCTTGGACATAGCCGAGTTCTACTGGCGATTCGATGCGGAAGCTCCGCTAGACCACGGCGATAGCTACGCGG tGCTTCCCATCAACGACAACTtcgaggcagaagcagcagcagcagcagaaggaggagaacCAACCACCCCAGTAAATGGTGGCGCAGCAGCTAATgccacagcgacagccacTGCTACACTCCTCGATCTTTTGGGCAGCGAATCGTGCAGTTTGAGGCGATCGCGCAGCTTGGCGGTGATACGTGAGGAGACATTTAGTGATCTGCAAATTGGTtcggcaaacagcagcaggcggagatCGCAGCTAATACCGCGTGCGAGGCTCGTTAATCGCGGATTTTTCCGTGAATCGCCGAG ATTGAacgccaagcagcagcagcagcagcagcagacgaccTCCTCCACGATTGAGCAGCCACTGGAGACGCCACCAGCGGATGACACTCAAAgtcacagaagcagcaacaacagcggcacTTGTGAttcgcatcagcagcaacaaaagcaacaacagcaacaacaaaagcaacagcaacatcccAAGAGGGGACACCTAGCCAGAGGGGAATCGCGTGACTTTGATTTGTACTACGATAATCTGAAACGGTTGGACGCCTTGGCTCTGGGTCTCAGCGAGCAGCTGCATCCGTGGCACAACGACAAGAGCGACTTGGAGAGCCTCAATTCGGATTACTTTAAGAATTCATTGCATCAGAATcacttggagcagcagcagcagcagcagcagcagggacctTCATCCTTGGAATTCGAGGCGCTAGAGCAGGCGGCAGTAAATCTGCTGAAGGAGCGGCCACGCATCTATCAGtcgcgcaggcagcagcagcaccagcggaaccatcaccatcatcagtGCCACCTGCAGCGACACTTGCAGCAGGACGCTGGGGCAGAGTCCTGTCCGGaacacagccagagcagcatCTTCCCAGAGACAACGACCAGCAACTCCGACGATCAGACGGACAGCCCCTCGCTCTCCGAGCAGGAGTACGATCTCACGCACATCGAGGAGATctaccagcagcagggaggaGTGAgcgcaggaacaggaacaggatcCAACGGAGGTGTGGAGGAGAGCTACGAGATCATCAGCCTCACCACCACAGCGAGGACAACGCGCTTCGAGGAGAGCAGCGACCAGGAGGAGTATCAGGCAGGAGACGACACCGCCGCAGAGGAGAGCCGCTCATCCCTCACCCCCACCTCTGGGCAGATCCcggccagcgacagcgacggcaCCCTGAAGCGGGGCCTCCACGGGGATCAGCTGATTGCCTACGATTCGGTGTATCTCTCGTCGGAGGATAGCTCCGACTGCACGCTGATTGGCGAGTCCTGCGAGTCCTTCGAGCAGCGCACCTTCACCAGCTGCGGGGAGAGCGGGGAGCTGGAGACGCGGAGTCTGCTGCACATCTCCATTGAGGACACGGTGTACGAGCCGCAGGCCAAGCAGCACAAGAAGGGAGcaacagaggagcagcagccccttCTGACCACCGCGAAGGTTGAGGCACAGATCTTCACGCAGGTCCTGAAGGTGGAGCACACGCCACAGAATAAACCCAAGATCCTAGCAGTCGTAGAGAAGCGGAAActcaagcaggaggaggcacaagtgaagcagcagcagcagcagcagcagcagcagcctgccaCCGACTCCTTGGTGGTGGTATCCAATCTACAGGAGAACCAATACCACAGCCTGCCGGATGTCAACATCGGAGTGAGCCTCAAGGTGTGCGAGAGCATCGACAAGGAGCTGCGATCCTCCTACAAtctgcagcgccagcagcagcgcagggACTCCAAGAGGGGTGGACAGGTGGTGACCCGTGCGGAGACCTACGATTCCATTCGACGCTTTGGCAGGGCCCACCAGAAGGCCCGGCAGAAGGAGCATCAGGAGAGGGAGCGCGAAAGGGAGcgagaagcagccgcagcagcagcagcaggaggagtgccagcaggggaaaaggaaaagcagcagcaggaaacgCAAAGACAGGAAAAGCTAGCAAAGATAACAAAGGAAATCGTTGCACCAGAAGAGCCGCAAAGGCAGGAGGAGCTCGAGGAAGAGGAGCCACCATTGCCACCACCTCCGCCACCATTAACGGAAGAGGaaaggcagccgcagcagcaggaggagcaagagGAACCCGAGCTAGTGTCCATAGTGCACGTGGAGAAACCCAAGGAGGCGCCTGTCATCGAGGTGGCAAACTTTAGCCAACTAATCGAGCGTCGTGCACAGGAAATTCGTGAGCGCAAGGACCACGACCAGAGCGCTTCTTCCACCGGaagacaggagcagcagcagcagcagc aggaagcgGAACAGGAAGAGGAGACCCTGTTCCATATCATTGTCACGGACGCCCAGAACAATATCATCCAAAAGGAAGCCATTCACGAGGAGCATTCATCACAGCGACCCCGCAACGTGCGCCGCTCCCAGAGTTCATCTTCGGGCAGCAAGCCCCCCGAGCGCCGCGTCCTGCACAGCGGCGGGGCGCCCATTTACAAGGCGAGGCCCATCAAAGTTCTGGCCGCAGGCCACAGCGAGTCGACCTTTTGCCGGGGCAAAATGTCGCGGCCACAGATCCTGCACGTTGTGGATGGAGGCGCCACCGAGGGCAGCCTGAGGCGCCGCAGCAGTGCCCGAAGCATAGCCTCCACCGTCAGCAGCggtggggcaggaggaggaggggcagTGGCCACGGAATATCTCCAGAAAGTGGATGCCGTGCGCTGCTATTGGCAAAAGTTGGCGGGGAATGAACCAGAAACGGACAAAGGAGTGGAGGAGCCACCGCAGGAGCAGGGTGTCCACAATGGAGTCCACTTCCAGTTGGGTGGCAAGACCACAGccttgcaacagcagcagttgcagcagccgcagcaaccgCACAGCAATGATTTCTGCAGCTTGATGCCTCCGCCCTCGATTGAGATTGTGGAACTGGGCGACGGCTGCCAGAAGGCCACCATCGTGAGTGCTGCCCCCGATCCCGATGCGGATGAGGACGAGGATCAGGATGGGGCACAGTTCGATCACATTCGCTACAAGGTGCTCAAGTCGCAGCAGCTGATTCGCAGCAACATCCTGCACCATTCGACGCGCAACAAGAAGGAGGCGCAGTTCGATGGCCTCATCCAGTATCTGCAGGACTACTCCTTCCAGGAGCtgctcagcaacaacaatgtcgTCATTGTGGAGCCCGTGAGGACGAAGATCGAGCGGCCCCTACAAGTGGGTGGCAACAAAACGGgcgtggctgccgctgccgctgcggggCCACCAAAGCCCCCGCGTGTAATCCATGCCTCGGGCTCGCAGCCACGAAGGAACACTCTCCGCCAGCGGCAGATGGgcggagggggaggaggaggcggtggtgggGGAGCTGCAGCCCGGCGCCACTTCTTCTATCAGCCCGTGAGGGTCAATCGAGAGCTGTACGAAGACGAGCTGCCCGATCCGGACACCGTGCGGAATGTGCGCCGCTTCTTCGAGCAGAATGTGATGCCGTCTCCGGGGCAGGGACTGCTCGTGCGATCGCAGCAGAAGTTCGGGGGATCCGCCTGTCAATTGAGTCCCAAGGCTGCGAGGAGAGCCCAGGGATCGTCCTATCGATATCTCACCATAGACACGAGCTATGGCGGCGGCGACTCCTCCTCGTCGGGCGTGGAGCAGCCCAAGGGCATGGATCtgctggcggaggaggagcaggagcagcagcagcagcagcacaagcactCCAAGCTGGGCGCCCACTGGGACACTGGCAGTCTCTCGAGCGGCATCTCCAGCGGGGATCTGAGCTCCCCCTGCGGCGACTGCCATCCGCAGGAGTCGTCCCCCGTGATGGCCTGCAAGGATGTCCACGTGCAGGACGTCGTCCGGCGGCACAACAGCAATGCAGCGAATGCCAAGGCACGCGCAAAGTTTGCCTCGCGACGCACCTGGTGCATGGGTGGGGCAGGAGCCGCCAGTGACTCGCTCTATCGTCAAATTTATGAACAAAGCTTGGGCCACGCAGAGGATTGTCCcgaggatgagcagcaggaggaggaggaccactacgacgaggaggaggacgagcaGCAGTCCGAGGAGCAGGACATGTGCGAGAACTATTATGTCAGCAAT GATATTCTGGCCAAGATAAGGGAATGCGGCTCAACAGTCACTTACTACGGCGGCCGAGTCCTGGATAATGCCACATCGAAGATGCCCTTGCCACaagctgccgcagccgcagccgctgccacacagcaaatgAATGGCACACGCTCTCGCATACGGCAGATTGAGGCATGCAACGTGTGTCTGCCCAGCGACAGATGCGAGCATCGATTGCAGACGAAGCAGAgcctggaggagcaggagcaggagcagcagtcacaggACTCCTATCAGG GCATCAAATTCAAGTTGGTTAAATCGAATAGCTGCAGCAGTCGCCTGGAGTTAGCTGGCGCCGACATGGAGGTCGCCGCCGATAGCGAAGTGGTGCGCAAAATGGTGCACCATTTCGAGGCAACAGCCACCGACCCTGTGACCATCAACAGTcagagccacagtcagagtcagagtcagttGACGGAGGCAGCTGTCCCGCCGAGACGCCTCCCAGTGACAGTCAATAATCACATTAATGTCCAGGCGCAGAAGAGTGAAAACTTTAATGGAGGAGCCAGCcatgcggcagaggcagaggcagcgacagcggcagcggcagagaatgAAATGTCACATCCCACATACGAGTCGCAGGCCATGAACATACGCCTCGATGTGGCacgtggcagcggcaatgggAATGCCTCGCATGTAAGCAAAGTTTGCCGCAATAAAAATGTGGATTTGGCCTACACATTGGTTAAGCAGCCAACGCCCCAGGGCAGAGCCGGCGCCACCCACGAAGGCAATCAGAGGCTGCCGCAAGGCCAGAAAGTGCCACAAACCGAGGAGGTGGCAGTGTCAAAAGttggcagcaaacaacaaacaacaacagcagcagcagcagcagcaatcaatGGGAGACCACAAATGATTGTGCCAGTGGAAATACATCAGCAGATACAGCAGGTGgcaggtcctgctgctgcccccgaGCGACGCCTgagcaacgccagcagcagtgccgcCTCGATTGTGGACAAGACAGTGGTGCGGCATTATGTGGCAAATGACAGAAGCATCTACGAGCGACGCAAGTACGATGAAATCGAGTTTGAGGAGTTTGAGGTCTACGATCCAAGCAAGGAGGtggagcagccgcaggagcaggacaaACCCCCTACGGACGCCGAGCTGTACGACAGCCTCGAtgataaaatgtaa